CTGAAATAAATATCAAACTGGGAAACCAACTGACAGTATAAAGTCAACCTCTCTTCAAAATTAATCTCCATACCAAAATCATAAGCTTGTAGAAAATCAAAAAGATTGTTGCTACCAGCTAAAAAGCTATTTTTCACTTCTTCTAAATTGACCTGAGGAAGGTGCTCCGATTCTGAATACAAATATTCACTAAGATCGGTTTCCGCAACAGATTGCTTTATTCTACTACCAAATCTTTTTAGTGCATGAACTTTTTTAACCAATTCCAAAGTTGCATCATCATTCTGGAGCTGTTCAATAGAAAGTTTAAGGGAATAAGACGGATTCGGCTCAAAAAGCAGGGAGTTTTCTGTTCGGAGTATTTCGAGAATATCGGTTTTTGAACGTAGTTCAAATTGATCCTTTAGATATTTAAGTTGACGAATCTTCTCCACCATTAAATTTTGCGCACGAAGTCTATTTAAGTACTCTATGATCTGCTTCTGATTTTCTATAAGATTATGTCGACAAGAATTGAGTTGACTCTTTAAGAACAAAATAATCTGCTGCAGCTCTTCATCTATGGCCACTTTAAAAAAAGTTTGTTCCTTATCTCCTGAGATTAAAGCATCTGCAAGGTTTATCAGGGTCGAGATGTCGTTGCGCTTAACATCTAGGTGTTCTAGTTTGGACTTCTTTATTTTATAGTTAGGTTCATTTTTGAATGTATTATCAATATTCCTTTTCAAATCAACGACATTCCGAATGGCAATAAGCCCTATTTTCCGAAGCGCATTCTTTATCTGCCGAAGATAGTTATAGCGGCGTGTTTCACTATTTTCCTGCAGGTAATAGACAATATTTTGATGTATAGACTGTAGATTCTCATTGATGAAAAATACATTGATCTCTTCGTTTACTTCCAATATTTGCTCAAAGAACTGTAAAAACTGATCATCCAGCTCCAAAAATGCCCCATTCTGCCGTAGGACATTAAATTCTAGAAGAATGTGAAGTTTATCCTCATCAAAGTCCACTACTTCAAGCGCATCGTTGTATCTATAAGAAAGCAGCTTTCGCTTTTCGAATATCTCGCTAATGAGTTTCTGCTCACGGGATAATGTACCCAATAGTTGCTTGATAGAAGAAAATGCTTTCAATTGTCGTTAATTCTAAATATTAAACAATCTATGAAAATAAAAATCTTTTTGAGATTCACATCATTCTTTCGAAAATAAACAATTTAGATTAAAACACTAATTTGGGAAACAGGCATCCAGCATATAAGTCCAAAAAAAAGAGGCTAACACATTGTGTTAGCCTCTTTTTTTGGATCTTAAGATATCTTAGTTGTTTTCTTCTGTAGGTAATACAGAAACATAAGATTTGTTGTTAGCTTTTTTGCGGAAAACTACTGTACCGTCGATCAAAGCGTATAATGTATGGTCTTTACCGATACCTACGTTAGAATCTGGGTTATGTTGAGTACCACGTTGGCGAACGATGATATTTCCAGCGATTGCTTGTTGACCACCAAAAATCTTGATACCTAATCTCTTACTATGTGACTCACGGCCGTTCTTGGAACTACCCGCACCTTTTTTGTGTGCCATTTCTTTATTCTAATTTATGACTTACGTCAGATTAAAAATTCAATTATAAACTGATACCAGTAATCTGGATTTTAGTGAATTGTTGACGGTGACCGTTTTTCTTTTTGTAGCCTTTACGACGTTTTTTCTTGAAAACGATTACTTTTTCACCTTTTAAATGAGACAAAATCGTAGCTGAAACTTTAGCACCTGAGATACTTGGCGTACCAACAGTAAATTTACCACCGTCCTCTGCTAACAATACATTGTCAAATTCAATACTAGCGCCTTCATCTCCTTGTAAACGGTGTACAAAAAGGTATTGGTCTTTAGCAACTTTAAATTGCTGTCCTGCTATATTTACTATTGCGTACATTGTTATGAATTAATTGTTATTATTTAATGAGTGGCAAAGATAGAATATATTTCTTATTCAAACAAACTTATTTTGATATCTTTAATGCATAGCGCATAACTATGTTGAACAAAATAATCAAAAACCAATATTTCCACGCCATTGTGATGCCCGTAGCACACAACGAAATATTCTGGAGGTAGAGAAAAAACGCGCAGAAAGGGGTTAAAATAAAACGATAGACCTAGATAAAATAACATTCTTTCATTAAACCAAGTATACCCATATCAAACCCTATTCAGAAGGGTTTTGATTTGGGTATGTATTGGGTTTGTATTGGGTTTACATTGGGATTAAGTGATTCTAATCTAGACCTTAGATTATCGATTGGAGACATTCAATAGCTAAGGAATTCAATACAAAAGTTTTATGTCTCAATTGAAACATAAACTTCTTGATGACCGTATAACCCATACATTTTCACAATCGAGTAGGAAGATAGGGATTATTTCCCTATCTGTCCTCTCACACCACCCGGCATACGGATCCGTACCAAGGCGGTTTGTTAGAATAACGTCGTTTGACGCGTTGTTCTCCAGTAATAGTAGTCTGCAAATCCTTCGTAACCTAGTTTAGTAAAGTATGAGTTTGTTAGCGTTGTTTGAACGATAGGACTTGTCCCTGTCCGAGTATAGGATTTACGGGTGTTCGCGTGTTGGTAGGCAAGCCAGCGTTGGGCTCCCAGTTTCATTAAGTTCCGAATTCGATTACCTGTGGTCTTCCATTGTTTCCAAAGCAGAACACGCAAGCGTCTTCGCACTAGTTTATCTAGTGCTACCATCACCTTCTTATTCGTTGCTATACGAAAGTAATCCACCCAGCCGTGAGTAATTTGCCGTAGTTTAGTCAGTCGCTCGTGCATAGGAGTAACTGTATTACGTCGAGTATTTTGACGTAACTTCTCTCGGATTCGTTCGATACTCTTTGCAGAGATACGAATCTGCCAATCTCCTTGAGTT
The DNA window shown above is from Sphingobacterium hotanense and carries:
- the rpmA gene encoding 50S ribosomal protein L27, with translation MAHKKGAGSSKNGRESHSKRLGIKIFGGQQAIAGNIIVRQRGTQHNPDSNVGIGKDHTLYALIDGTVVFRKKANNKSYVSVLPTEENN
- the rplU gene encoding 50S ribosomal protein L21; this encodes MYAIVNIAGQQFKVAKDQYLFVHRLQGDEGASIEFDNVLLAEDGGKFTVGTPSISGAKVSATILSHLKGEKVIVFKKKRRKGYKKKNGHRQQFTKIQITGISL